A window of Hymenobacter aerilatus contains these coding sequences:
- a CDS encoding DUF5916 domain-containing protein: MLRFCSLLWVGLAMLCLPAVAQTSASASAVTLASKKQLQALRITEAIKLDGVLDETVWQQAEVASQFIQNRPAPGRPERHPTEVRILYDDANLYIGAVMHDVSADSIPRQLTQRDDLDGNTDFFGIFLDTYHDKLNGYGFFVTTGGVQGDARYSPAGGEDFNWNAVWDSRTALRGTDWVAEIRIPYSAIRFSNVPEQLWGLNFMRQRKRDNQGFFWNEVKPAVDGFVNQWGELRGIRDVKPPLRLSLTPYLSAYVNRNAVSVEGQRRTTTSFNGGADVKWGINESFTLDATLVPDFGQVQSDNQVLNLSPFEVQFNENRQFFTEGTELFNKGGLFYSRRVGAQPIGYGSVEAGENEKIIRNPGETRLLNATKVSGRTSKGLGIGVFNALSNNVYATLRDTETGQEREVLTQPFSNYSIVVLDQSLKNNSYVSLINTNVTRFGRTYDANVTGGLFRLADKKNAYAVNGQLVYSRRRGTVFGSDTPIDDQDGYKYKLSAGKISGNFTWTVSHGIESASYNPNDLGILFGNNNITQGVNFSYNKYNPFWKVNNLYTWWGIDHSLLYRPTRYQNAVLYGGANTTFTKKFLTTGINFDASPVTRDYYEPRKLPLGDYYVRIPANASVSGFISSDYRKKFAYDVSLGTRWHTKDERLNRPRRMHYDVGVSPRYRASNQLLFIYSIDWSLRENQIGYVNGGLRIAEPMDSVFQGQVPLGRRRVVTVTNVLSTAYTFTNRMSLTLRLRHYTSDVHYQDFARLDKNGEETLVDYRRNRDNTYNAFNLDMVYAWWFAPGSQISIVWKAASTATLDGNEATPLYFANLNNTINTPQNNSVSVKVLYYLDYLALRRKRA, encoded by the coding sequence ATGTTGCGTTTTTGTAGCCTGCTGTGGGTAGGCTTGGCTATGCTGTGCCTGCCCGCCGTGGCCCAGACTTCGGCGTCAGCTTCGGCCGTTACCCTGGCATCCAAAAAGCAATTGCAGGCCCTGCGCATCACAGAAGCCATCAAGCTCGATGGTGTGCTGGACGAGACCGTATGGCAGCAGGCGGAGGTAGCCTCGCAGTTTATCCAGAACCGCCCCGCGCCCGGCCGACCCGAGCGCCACCCCACGGAGGTGCGCATCCTCTACGACGACGCCAACCTCTACATTGGGGCCGTGATGCACGATGTTAGTGCCGATTCCATTCCGCGCCAGCTTACGCAGCGCGACGACCTCGACGGTAACACCGACTTCTTCGGTATCTTCCTCGATACCTACCACGACAAGCTCAATGGCTACGGCTTTTTCGTGACGACGGGTGGCGTGCAAGGCGATGCGCGCTACTCGCCGGCCGGCGGCGAAGACTTCAACTGGAATGCCGTCTGGGACTCGCGCACCGCCTTGCGCGGCACCGACTGGGTGGCTGAAATCCGGATTCCCTACTCTGCCATTCGCTTCAGCAACGTGCCCGAGCAGCTGTGGGGCCTCAACTTCATGCGCCAGCGCAAGCGCGACAACCAAGGCTTCTTCTGGAATGAAGTGAAGCCCGCCGTGGATGGTTTCGTAAACCAATGGGGCGAGCTACGCGGCATTCGCGACGTGAAGCCACCCCTGCGCCTCTCGCTTACGCCCTATTTATCAGCTTACGTGAACCGCAACGCCGTGAGCGTAGAAGGGCAGCGCCGCACCACCACCAGCTTCAACGGTGGTGCGGATGTGAAGTGGGGCATCAACGAGAGCTTCACGCTGGATGCTACCCTGGTGCCCGATTTCGGACAGGTGCAGAGTGATAACCAGGTCTTGAACCTGTCGCCGTTTGAGGTGCAGTTCAACGAAAACCGACAGTTCTTCACCGAGGGCACCGAGCTGTTCAACAAAGGCGGCCTGTTCTACTCACGTAGGGTAGGGGCGCAGCCCATCGGCTATGGCAGCGTGGAGGCCGGTGAAAACGAAAAAATCATCCGCAACCCCGGCGAAACACGTCTGCTGAACGCTACCAAAGTGTCGGGCCGTACTAGCAAGGGGCTGGGTATCGGGGTGTTCAATGCCTTGAGCAACAACGTGTACGCTACTCTGCGCGACACCGAGACTGGGCAGGAGCGCGAGGTGCTAACGCAGCCCTTCAGCAACTATAGTATTGTGGTGCTGGATCAGTCATTGAAAAACAACAGCTACGTCTCGCTTATCAATACCAACGTTACGCGCTTCGGCCGCACCTACGACGCCAACGTGACGGGCGGCTTGTTTCGCTTGGCCGATAAAAAGAACGCTTACGCTGTGAACGGGCAGCTGGTGTACTCGCGTCGGCGTGGCACTGTGTTTGGATCCGATACGCCCATCGACGACCAGGATGGCTACAAATACAAGCTGAGCGCTGGTAAAATCAGCGGCAACTTCACCTGGACTGTCAGCCATGGCATCGAGTCGGCCTCTTATAATCCCAACGATTTGGGCATTCTATTCGGCAACAACAACATCACGCAGGGCGTCAACTTCAGCTACAACAAGTATAACCCGTTCTGGAAGGTCAACAACCTGTATACGTGGTGGGGCATCGACCACTCGCTGCTCTACCGGCCCACGCGCTACCAGAACGCCGTACTATATGGCGGCGCCAATACCACCTTCACAAAGAAATTTCTGACAACAGGCATTAACTTCGATGCCAGCCCCGTAACCCGCGACTACTATGAGCCGCGCAAGTTGCCGCTCGGCGACTACTACGTGCGCATACCCGCCAATGCCAGCGTAAGCGGGTTTATTTCCAGCGACTACCGCAAGAAATTTGCCTACGACGTGAGTCTGGGTACGCGGTGGCATACCAAAGATGAGCGCTTAAATCGGCCGCGCCGCATGCACTACGACGTAGGCGTGTCGCCGCGCTACCGTGCCAGCAACCAGCTATTGTTCATTTACAGCATCGATTGGAGCTTGCGCGAGAACCAGATTGGTTACGTGAATGGTGGGCTGCGGATTGCAGAACCGATGGATTCGGTGTTTCAAGGGCAGGTGCCGCTGGGGCGGCGTCGGGTCGTGACGGTTACCAACGTGCTATCGACGGCCTATACCTTCACCAACCGCATGTCGCTCACGCTGCGCCTACGCCACTACACCAGCGACGTGCACTACCAGGACTTTGCCCGCCTCGACAAAAACGGCGAGGAAACCCTAGTCGACTACCGCCGCAACCGCGACAACACCTACAATGCCTTCAACCTGGATATGGTGTATGCGTGGTGGTTTGCGCCCGGCTCGCAGATTAGCATTGTGTGGAAAGCGGCCAGCACGGCCACGCTAGACGGTAACGAAGCTACACCACTATACTTCGCCAACCTCAACAATACCATCAATACCCCGCAGAATAACTCTGTGTCGGTGAAGGTGTTGTATTACCTCGACTACCTGGCCTTGCGCCGCAAGCGGGCGTAA
- a CDS encoding VOC family protein, giving the protein MKQTIGGITLLVCDYDEALAYYCEKLGFDVLEDTALGDGKRWVLVAPPGSTGTPLLLAQAATPEQQVSIGNQAGGRVFLFLHTDDFWAAYRHMEAQSVQFLEEPRHEPYGWVVVFADCYGNKWDLLGPATFENG; this is encoded by the coding sequence ATGAAACAGACCATTGGCGGCATCACCCTCTTGGTGTGCGACTACGACGAAGCCCTTGCATACTACTGCGAAAAGCTCGGGTTTGATGTGCTAGAAGATACCGCGCTGGGCGATGGCAAGCGGTGGGTGCTAGTGGCGCCGCCCGGCAGCACGGGCACGCCGCTGCTACTGGCACAGGCCGCTACTCCAGAGCAACAAGTCAGCATCGGCAATCAAGCCGGCGGGCGCGTCTTCCTGTTTCTGCATACCGATGATTTCTGGGCCGCATACCGCCATATGGAAGCACAGAGCGTGCAGTTTCTGGAAGAGCCCCGCCACGAACCCTACGGCTGGGTAGTGGTATTTGCTGATTGCTACGGTAACAAGTGGGATCTGTTGGGGCCGGCTACTTTTGAAAATGGGTAA
- a CDS encoding NADPH-dependent F420 reductase encodes MNIGIIGAGNIGSALAVRLTSLGHQVYIANSRGPETLHDVAQKTGATPVTAEEAAQRGSDFIVVTIPLKNIPDLPNNLFAGVPAEVPVIDTSNYYPLLRDGQMTELETGDLTESGWVQQHLGRPVVKVFNNIFAEHLEKNGQPAGTPGRIALPVASDDDAAKQKVMALVEELGFDAVDGGTLHESWRQQPGGPIYCNDLPADKVREQLASLGTERTAAQHTDFLDNHAKQEQQMEAQGIKLK; translated from the coding sequence ATGAACATTGGAATCATTGGGGCCGGCAACATCGGCAGCGCTCTAGCCGTGCGGCTCACTAGCCTCGGCCATCAGGTATACATTGCCAACTCCCGCGGCCCCGAGACGCTGCACGACGTAGCCCAGAAAACCGGTGCTACCCCCGTTACGGCCGAGGAAGCGGCCCAGCGCGGCAGCGACTTCATCGTGGTAACCATCCCGCTGAAAAACATCCCCGATCTACCCAACAACCTATTCGCGGGTGTGCCCGCCGAAGTACCCGTAATCGACACCAGCAACTACTACCCCTTGCTGCGCGACGGCCAGATGACGGAGTTGGAAACCGGCGACCTCACCGAGAGCGGCTGGGTACAGCAGCACCTGGGTCGTCCGGTCGTGAAGGTCTTTAACAACATCTTTGCCGAGCACCTGGAGAAAAACGGCCAGCCCGCCGGTACGCCCGGCCGCATTGCCCTACCCGTCGCCAGCGACGATGACGCCGCTAAGCAGAAGGTAATGGCGCTGGTAGAAGAGTTGGGCTTCGATGCCGTGGATGGTGGCACCCTACACGAGTCGTGGCGTCAGCAGCCCGGCGGCCCCATCTACTGCAACGATTTGCCAGCTGATAAGGTGCGCGAGCAACTGGCTAGCCTCGGCACGGAGCGTACGGCGGCCCAGCACACCGATTTTCTGGACAACCACGCCAAACAGGAACAGCAAATGGAGGCGCAAGGCATCAAGCTGAAGTAG
- a CDS encoding DUF3592 domain-containing protein, translated as MIFVFNPFTILIFIAVAAMLLFTLYNTKERDDRLQTNGVRARGVIVQNKIKWGSTTVVRPIIRFETQDGRTIEALHEHGVALAVPRYPEGTTVTVLYDPVNPRDFSIIAADRQYI; from the coding sequence ATGATTTTTGTATTTAATCCTTTTACAATATTGATTTTTATTGCAGTTGCAGCTATGCTACTTTTTACTCTTTATAATACTAAAGAACGAGACGATAGATTACAGACGAACGGTGTGCGTGCGCGGGGCGTCATAGTACAGAACAAAATAAAATGGGGAAGTACCACTGTAGTTAGACCCATTATTCGGTTTGAGACTCAGGACGGTCGGACAATTGAGGCACTGCATGAACACGGAGTAGCACTAGCAGTACCTCGTTATCCAGAAGGCACTACGGTAACCGTTTTGTATGACCCGGTAAATCCTCGTGACTTCAGCATTATAGCTGCTGACCGTCAATACATTTGA
- the meaB gene encoding methylmalonyl Co-A mutase-associated GTPase MeaB, whose translation MPKRLTAHEYADGLLAGNRVRLSQAITLVESTLLSDQELAQQVLDAVLPHTGRSVRMGITGVPGVGKSTFIEALGLRLVGQGHQLAVLAVDPTSQRSGGSILGDKTRMNQLAAHPAAYIRPSPAGRSLGGVTRSTREALLLCEAAGHDVIFVETVGVGQSETAVHGMVDFFLLLMLAGAGDELQGIKKGIMEMADALTITKADHGNEQAARLARREYQNALHLFPLAPSGWSPVVTTSSALTGAGVPEVWEVVQQYMQHTQASGYFQRRRQEQNLHWLHDTIRQTLEARFYAQPDVQQRLPALEQAVREGSKSAFGAAQELL comes from the coding sequence ATGCCCAAACGCCTTACCGCCCACGAATACGCCGATGGCCTCCTCGCCGGCAACCGCGTGCGGCTGAGTCAGGCCATTACGCTGGTGGAAAGCACCCTACTCTCCGACCAGGAGCTGGCCCAGCAGGTGCTGGATGCCGTGCTACCCCACACCGGGCGCTCGGTGCGGATGGGCATCACAGGCGTACCGGGGGTAGGCAAAAGCACGTTTATTGAGGCGCTGGGGCTGCGTCTAGTTGGGCAGGGGCACCAGTTGGCCGTGCTGGCTGTAGACCCTACCTCCCAGCGCAGCGGCGGCAGCATCCTGGGTGATAAAACCCGCATGAACCAGCTGGCAGCGCACCCAGCGGCATATATTCGACCGTCGCCGGCAGGACGGTCGCTGGGGGGCGTCACGCGTAGCACCCGCGAAGCACTGCTACTCTGCGAGGCGGCTGGGCACGACGTTATTTTCGTAGAAACCGTAGGCGTAGGCCAAAGTGAAACCGCCGTGCACGGCATGGTCGATTTTTTTCTGCTGCTGATGCTAGCCGGGGCTGGCGACGAGCTGCAAGGCATCAAGAAGGGCATCATGGAAATGGCCGATGCCCTCACCATCACCAAAGCAGACCACGGCAACGAGCAAGCCGCCCGCCTAGCCCGGCGCGAGTACCAGAACGCCCTGCACCTGTTTCCGCTGGCACCCAGCGGCTGGAGCCCCGTGGTAACGACTAGCTCGGCCCTCACAGGTGCGGGTGTGCCCGAGGTGTGGGAAGTGGTGCAGCAATACATGCAGCACACCCAGGCCAGCGGCTATTTTCAGCGCCGTCGCCAGGAGCAAAACCTACATTGGCTGCACGATACCATCCGCCAGACCCTAGAGGCCCGCTTCTATGCCCAGCCCGACGTGCAGCAGCGCCTGCCCGCCCTCGAACAGGCCGTGCGCGAGGGTAGTAAATCGGCCTTTGGGGCGGCGCAGGAGTTGCTGTAG
- a CDS encoding WD40 repeat domain-containing protein, translated as MRFFLLLLISCCAAFSAHAQSEQNFWYFGQQAGLSFTNGAPTSLNDGKMTTYEGCAVATNKRGQLLFYTNGETIWNRQHQVMPNGRKLQGSNSSTQSALVVPDPGSGNIFYVFTVAPQGTNVGLRYSIVDMTRDNGLGDVPRANLLLISPVAEKLAAVRHQNGRDVWVVAHRWNSNGFVAYLVTPEGVEAGKPILSNVGSMHAGPGRNAIGAMAFAPDGKQLAVALWREANKFEVFDFDRTTGKVSKPRAFGPYEEAYGVAFSPDGTKLYGTRNGAGGGDAQIWQFDLKTSKATQIGNSANRKVGALQLGPDGKIYVAREDNGYLGVIQNPNATGKAADYKDDGLSLSGRRSKLGLPSFLIEPK; from the coding sequence ATGCGCTTCTTCCTGCTTTTGTTGATTTCTTGCTGTGCGGCTTTTTCTGCCCATGCCCAAAGCGAGCAAAACTTCTGGTACTTCGGCCAACAAGCCGGCCTCAGCTTCACCAACGGCGCCCCTACCTCCCTCAACGATGGCAAGATGACCACCTACGAGGGTTGCGCCGTGGCCACCAACAAGCGCGGACAGCTGCTGTTCTATACCAACGGTGAAACCATCTGGAACCGCCAGCACCAGGTGATGCCCAACGGCCGCAAGCTCCAGGGTAGCAACTCCAGTACCCAAAGCGCTCTGGTGGTGCCCGACCCCGGCAGCGGCAACATTTTCTACGTCTTCACGGTAGCACCGCAAGGAACCAATGTGGGCCTGCGCTACTCCATTGTAGACATGACCCGCGACAATGGCCTCGGCGACGTACCCCGCGCCAACCTGCTGCTCATCTCGCCCGTGGCCGAAAAGCTGGCCGCCGTGCGCCACCAAAATGGCCGCGACGTGTGGGTAGTGGCTCACCGCTGGAACTCTAACGGCTTTGTGGCCTACCTCGTCACGCCCGAAGGGGTAGAAGCTGGCAAGCCCATTCTGAGCAACGTGGGCTCTATGCACGCCGGTCCTGGCCGCAACGCCATTGGGGCCATGGCATTTGCGCCCGACGGCAAACAATTAGCGGTGGCGCTGTGGCGCGAGGCCAACAAGTTCGAGGTATTCGACTTCGACCGCACCACCGGCAAGGTGAGCAAGCCGCGCGCCTTTGGTCCGTACGAGGAAGCCTACGGCGTAGCCTTCTCGCCCGACGGTACCAAGCTCTACGGCACCCGCAACGGCGCCGGTGGCGGCGACGCCCAAATCTGGCAGTTCGACCTGAAAACTAGCAAAGCCACCCAAATTGGCAACTCAGCTAACCGCAAAGTGGGCGCCCTCCAGCTCGGTCCCGACGGCAAAATCTACGTGGCCCGCGAAGACAACGGCTACCTGGGCGTCATCCAAAACCCCAACGCCACCGGCAAAGCCGCCGACTACAAAGACGATGGCCTAAGCCTAAGTGGCCGCCGCAGCAAACTGGGTCTACCCAGCTTTTTGATAGAGCCGAAGTAG
- a CDS encoding NUDIX hydrolase translates to MPAPTPPLRDAAVLLPLYRDDANQLRMIVIRRTDFGVHGGQLAFPGGKRELQDATLEATALRETEEEIGLPSAQVRVLGKLPPIVTEVSGFRIWPFVGHIEPPAQWRWQPTEIAEVLSVVVDDLLLPDARVTETWQLPGWLAPMAVSFYRVGPYPLWGASYHMVRTLLPRLVAGEWEV, encoded by the coding sequence ATGCCTGCTCCTACCCCACCCTTGCGCGATGCTGCCGTACTCCTTCCGCTCTACCGCGACGACGCTAACCAGCTGCGCATGATAGTCATTCGGCGCACCGATTTTGGTGTGCACGGTGGGCAGTTGGCGTTTCCGGGCGGCAAGCGGGAGTTGCAGGATGCTACCCTGGAAGCCACGGCTCTGCGCGAAACCGAAGAAGAAATTGGCCTACCCTCCGCACAGGTGCGGGTGCTGGGCAAGTTGCCGCCCATTGTCACGGAGGTTTCGGGGTTTCGGATATGGCCGTTTGTGGGGCACATCGAGCCGCCCGCACAATGGCGCTGGCAGCCCACCGAAATTGCCGAGGTGCTGAGCGTGGTAGTCGACGACCTGTTGCTCCCCGATGCTCGCGTGACAGAAACCTGGCAGCTACCTGGCTGGCTGGCACCGATGGCGGTGTCGTTTTACCGGGTAGGGCCCTACCCCTTGTGGGGCGCCAGCTACCACATGGTGCGGACGCTGCTGCCTCGGCTTGTAGCGGGGGAGTGGGAGGTATAA
- a CDS encoding L,D-transpeptidase family protein: MIRLLLFTGFLLFTFCQSNPSQSAFRDEQQRFPRVRTAYERTWSGWRLRLAAHGIDPDQPELFIRAFKVGRSLEVWARTRTTATPFVLVRTFYLAGTSGTLGPKHREGDRQVPEGFYQVDRFNPSSLYHLSLGLNYPNASDLRQSDSQHPGGDIFIHGSNATVGCLPITDAGIEELYVLAVEARAAGQDTIGMHIFPFPLTPENLAARRHSAHAAFWQNLRAGYLFFEQNHQLPQLATDARGAYTVR; encoded by the coding sequence ATGATACGCCTACTGCTTTTCACAGGCTTTCTACTTTTTACGTTCTGCCAATCCAATCCTTCACAAAGTGCTTTCCGCGACGAGCAGCAGCGTTTTCCGCGCGTGCGCACCGCGTATGAGCGTACGTGGTCGGGATGGCGCCTGCGCCTGGCTGCCCACGGCATCGACCCTGACCAGCCCGAGCTTTTCATACGCGCGTTCAAGGTAGGGCGGAGCTTGGAGGTGTGGGCGCGCACCCGCACCACCGCCACGCCCTTTGTGCTGGTTCGGACGTTCTATCTGGCAGGCACCTCGGGCACACTGGGGCCCAAGCACCGAGAGGGCGACAGGCAGGTGCCCGAGGGCTTCTACCAAGTCGACCGTTTCAATCCCAGCAGCCTGTACCATCTCTCGCTCGGTCTCAACTATCCTAATGCCAGCGACTTGCGCCAGAGCGACTCCCAGCATCCTGGCGGCGACATTTTTATTCACGGTTCCAACGCTACCGTGGGCTGCCTACCCATCACCGACGCCGGTATCGAGGAGCTGTACGTGCTGGCCGTAGAGGCCCGCGCTGCCGGACAGGATACGATTGGGATGCACATTTTCCCATTTCCGCTCACGCCGGAAAATCTGGCTGCGCGGCGGCACAGTGCACACGCTGCTTTCTGGCAAAACCTGCGTGCCGGCTATCTGTTTTTCGAGCAGAACCACCAATTGCCGCAGCTGGCTACCGATGCCAGAGGCGCCTATACCGTACGCTAA
- a CDS encoding NAD(P)/FAD-dependent oxidoreductase codes for METPPDYDVAILGAGPAGAACALALHGHGLRVVMVDKAMFPRDKVCGDAIPGLALKALRQLNPAWHAELLATLTPRADTRDSRVVAPNGRELRIRWQLPTFNSARLHFDDHLLNLVRRRTNTEIRESYAVRDVHTTAAGVQLLPTDSSVAPITARVLVACDGANSVAARCLTQRTIDKAYHCAAVRAYYSGIAEVDGTTTEFFFLHEYMAGYCWIFPVGNGVYNVGFGMLSEAVARQRVDLKKMLPQLLATHPELARRFAGAQQLSEVEGFGLPLGGRPRPLVGERYLLCGDAASLIDPLQGHGIDTAMQSGILAAQQVVRSCQQNNFNHAFLADYEQQIHHKISRKLARSYRLMRLVAPRPWLMNVGFALARQPLLKRWLLRVAG; via the coding sequence GTGGAAACCCCTCCCGACTACGACGTGGCCATTCTGGGTGCCGGCCCGGCCGGCGCGGCCTGTGCGCTGGCCCTGCACGGCCATGGCTTGCGCGTGGTGATGGTAGACAAAGCCATGTTTCCGCGCGACAAAGTGTGCGGCGATGCCATTCCCGGCTTGGCGCTCAAGGCCCTGCGCCAGCTCAATCCGGCTTGGCATGCCGAGCTGCTGGCCACCCTCACGCCCCGCGCCGACACCCGCGACAGTCGCGTGGTGGCACCCAACGGCCGCGAACTGCGTATCCGCTGGCAGCTGCCTACCTTCAACAGCGCCCGTCTGCACTTCGACGACCATTTGCTGAACCTGGTGCGCCGCCGTACAAATACCGAAATCCGGGAGAGCTACGCCGTGCGCGATGTGCACACCACAGCTGCGGGCGTGCAGCTCCTACCCACCGATTCGTCGGTGGCGCCCATCACAGCCCGCGTGCTGGTGGCCTGCGACGGCGCCAATTCCGTGGCGGCCCGCTGCCTCACCCAGCGCACCATCGACAAGGCTTACCACTGCGCGGCCGTGCGGGCCTACTACTCGGGCATTGCGGAGGTAGATGGCACCACCACCGAGTTTTTCTTCCTGCACGAGTACATGGCTGGCTACTGCTGGATTTTTCCAGTAGGCAACGGCGTCTACAACGTGGGCTTCGGGATGCTCTCCGAGGCCGTGGCCCGCCAGCGTGTCGACCTTAAGAAAATGCTGCCGCAGCTGCTGGCCACGCACCCCGAGCTGGCGCGGCGCTTTGCCGGGGCGCAACAGCTCTCGGAGGTAGAAGGCTTTGGCCTACCCCTGGGCGGCCGCCCGCGTCCGTTGGTAGGGGAGCGGTACCTGCTCTGCGGCGACGCGGCCTCGCTCATCGACCCATTGCAGGGCCACGGCATCGATACAGCCATGCAAAGCGGTATCCTGGCAGCCCAGCAGGTGGTGCGCAGCTGTCAGCAGAATAATTTCAATCACGCCTTCTTAGCTGACTACGAGCAGCAAATACACCACAAAATCAGCCGAAAACTAGCACGCAGCTACCGCCTTATGCGCCTGGTAGCCCCGCGCCCCTGGCTGATGAACGTGGGATTTGCCCTGGCCCGGCAGCCGCTGCTGAAGCGGTGGTTGCTGCGGGTAGCAGGGTAG
- a CDS encoding DUF4174 domain-containing protein translates to MNTTFRCLGVLSGVGLLLTVLLGAAPPASLAATLKANQWKKRVLLLHAPTAADATLKRQRALLAAQLEGLSQRDMLVLNVIEDQLSTADSHYVRQELKLPADSFTVVLIGKDGGVKQRSATPLPPNELFGTIDKMPMRRQEMRSEK, encoded by the coding sequence ATGAACACTACGTTTCGTTGCCTGGGTGTGCTAAGCGGGGTAGGCCTGTTGTTGACAGTGCTGCTGGGTGCCGCCCCGCCGGCCTCACTCGCTGCTACCCTGAAAGCCAATCAGTGGAAAAAGCGCGTGCTGCTCCTCCACGCACCCACCGCCGCCGATGCCACGCTGAAGCGCCAGCGCGCCCTGCTTGCTGCCCAGCTGGAAGGCCTCAGCCAGCGCGATATGCTGGTGCTGAACGTGATAGAAGATCAGCTCAGCACCGCCGACAGCCACTACGTCCGCCAGGAATTGAAGCTGCCCGCCGATAGCTTCACTGTTGTGCTGATTGGTAAAGACGGCGGCGTGAAACAGCGCAGCGCCACGCCCCTACCCCCCAACGAACTGTTCGGCACCATTGATAAAATGCCCATGCGCCGCCAAGAAATGCGCAGCGAGAAATAA
- a CDS encoding YitT family protein: protein MSSKPTPTELQDQPKGPAATAATETIPPHEADAKPTVYGPRWWRKQVMQGLMVVAGIFSAALGLESFLLPNGFIDGGVTGISLLTNHTTHISLSLLIVVLNIPFVVMGYFQLGRSFAARTLAAILGLATVLYFVHFPVLAEDKLLAAVFGGFFLGSGIGLAVRGGAVLDGTEILAVYLSKKLPLTVGDIILLINIVIFGVAALLLSITTALYSILAYLAAAKMVDFIIEGIEEYTGVTIISPKSEDIRRMVTEELGRGATLYMGKSGYQTQGHDQSGIDIIFTVVTRLEVTRLTDEIDKIDPNAFVVMSSVRDTKGGIVKRRPLH, encoded by the coding sequence ATGTCTAGTAAGCCTACCCCCACCGAATTACAAGATCAGCCCAAAGGTCCCGCGGCCACCGCGGCCACCGAAACCATACCACCGCACGAGGCAGATGCTAAGCCAACTGTGTATGGACCACGTTGGTGGCGCAAGCAAGTGATGCAGGGCCTGATGGTGGTAGCTGGTATTTTCTCGGCAGCGCTGGGGCTCGAAAGCTTTCTGCTGCCCAACGGCTTCATCGACGGCGGCGTGACGGGTATTTCTTTGCTCACCAACCACACCACGCATATTTCGCTGTCCTTGTTGATCGTGGTGCTCAATATTCCCTTTGTGGTGATGGGCTATTTCCAACTGGGTCGCAGCTTTGCAGCGCGCACGCTGGCCGCCATTCTGGGTCTGGCCACGGTGCTGTACTTCGTGCATTTCCCGGTGTTGGCCGAAGACAAGCTGCTGGCCGCTGTGTTTGGAGGCTTTTTCCTGGGCTCAGGTATTGGCCTGGCGGTACGCGGCGGTGCCGTGCTCGATGGTACCGAAATCCTGGCTGTGTATCTCAGCAAGAAACTTCCTTTGACGGTCGGGGATATTATCCTGCTGATCAACATTGTCATCTTTGGTGTGGCGGCATTGCTATTATCCATCACCACAGCACTCTACTCCATTCTGGCCTACCTGGCCGCCGCCAAAATGGTCGATTTCATCATCGAAGGCATTGAAGAGTATACCGGCGTCACCATCATTTCGCCTAAAAGCGAAGATATCCGGCGCATGGTAACCGAGGAGCTGGGTCGTGGTGCTACCCTATACATGGGCAAGAGCGGCTACCAGACTCAAGGGCACGACCAGAGTGGCATCGACATCATTTTTACGGTCGTGACGCGGCTAGAAGTAACCCGTCTCACCGACGAAATCGACAAAATAGACCCCAATGCCTTCGTGGTGATGAGTAGCGTGCGTGACACAAAAGGCGGCATAGTAAAGCGACGCCCGTTGCATTAA
- a CDS encoding DUF4136 domain-containing protein — translation MKKLLPLLLVLAACVPSAQVTAVDQMAGTDFTAYHTYNFPAAGARNEAGYQVMSPTLPVWQAAIARELEKRGYRRAPQPDVWVHVGVVVADKVQTRETQIWEAPPYMGQRRYGWQSQQVPVQAYREGTTTVDVVDAARNTLVWQGNVAGAITKKPNRQVEQIDNSVAELFARYPVPAP, via the coding sequence ATGAAGAAGCTACTGCCACTTTTGCTAGTCCTGGCAGCCTGCGTGCCCAGCGCCCAGGTCACGGCCGTTGACCAGATGGCCGGAACCGATTTCACGGCTTACCATACCTACAACTTTCCGGCTGCCGGTGCCCGCAACGAGGCCGGCTACCAGGTGATGAGCCCAACCCTACCTGTGTGGCAGGCCGCTATTGCCCGCGAGCTGGAAAAGCGGGGTTACCGCCGCGCCCCCCAGCCCGATGTGTGGGTGCATGTGGGAGTGGTGGTAGCCGACAAGGTGCAAACCCGCGAAACGCAAATCTGGGAAGCCCCGCCCTACATGGGGCAACGCCGCTATGGGTGGCAGAGTCAGCAGGTGCCCGTGCAGGCCTACCGCGAGGGTACTACCACCGTCGACGTGGTAGATGCGGCCCGCAACACGCTGGTGTGGCAGGGCAATGTAGCGGGTGCCATCACCAAGAAGCCCAACCGGCAGGTAGAGCAAATCGACAACAGCGTGGCCGAGCTGTTTGCGCGCTACCCGGTGCCCGCGCCCTAA